The genomic window TCTACAAGGGCAAATGCTTGATTAGACAGATCACAAAGTTTTGCATAAAATTGACCAATGGTTTGTAAACTCTGCAATCTTAGGTTCTACATCTTAGAATGCTTTATGTATTGGTTCTTTCATGGGCAGTTTAAAGGATGTTACATGCCTATTTAGTAATTGTACACTTTGATACCCTCTTAAATTCTTGTTCATTGACATCACAAAAGATAACATAAAGAGCTTTCAAATGATATTTGCAAGACTTTCTTCATCAATGGTCTAAGCTAACTCAATTCTTCCTACTTCTGTCTCAATCATAGGTGGTTGTCATCCTGTGAGAACAAAACATCATGCTTTCTCATTAGTGGACTTGATGAAGGCTTTCATTCTTGCCATCTAATAAGCATAGTTAGAACCTTTCAACATAAATGGATCGAGCAATTAAAGATCATTTCATATCTAACAATTAACAAAATCAGGAAACACCATTAGCTAAGTGTTAGGCTCTTATACCACATGTTGAAACGGACAGTTGCTAATTTCTAAGAAAAATAGAGTGCTTTAATGGAAGTGATGGTTGTAGTGGCTACTACAATTACCACTACGATGAACACAACAAAAGAACAAAACACACAGGATTGTTTACGCAGTTCGCTTTCCCTATATCTTTGAAGCCTAGCTCAGTGAGTAAATCAACTATCTTTAATCTCAGTACAACAAATGATTCAAGTTTTATCACACCTTGATATAGAAACCTCACTTTTGTACCTCAGGATCTAAATCACTCACCTCTAAGTTCTCCACAGTAAACTAAACATGTTTACTCTCTCATGCACTCTCAAAAACATGTTCCACTATGAAAAAAATAAGTACTATCaataccaatacaaaacatatacaAGTGTCTCAAATATATAAGATTTCGAGAATTGCTAACATGCTAGAGATTAATTACAATTCAGTCTCCTATTAAATAGTTGTTAAAATAGCaagatacaatataataataaagattAATGTAAAGTGGATTATGGAGATATGTCTTCAATTCTATCTCGATCCAATCCAACCTTTAAGATAAATTGCTTCAAATGGATTGATATTCGTATATGAGGTTTCATACTTTCACAATATCAATATCATTTAAagcctaaatattttatttcaaaaattgtgAATTTCAAAATGACAAGTAATAATCAGCCGTAGTGTTTAAGTGTAACTATCACTACAGTTGACACTTAAATAATCACTTCGAAGTTTTACGTCAACAAATCTGATGATCTTAGCATGATCATCAACACCTTCAAGATAGTTTTGGTAACCTTCTACTCTCATCATATTCAAATTTCATGAAttctgaaaaaagaaaaaagagtaacGACTAGATagctaaaaaaatctaaaaacagGGAATACCCCAATGATTTTATTGTATTGCATTGTGATGTAGTCACTCACTGTCTGGAACTTTCCTCTTGacaaaaggaaattttgatgtttgatactTTGGACCAAACCAATGCACTCGCGTAGATGGTCGGACAAATCCAACGCACAACTAAGCTCAAAGCTAACCAGCACTAGTTTATACTTACACTTGCTTTTtttcttacaaaaaaaaaaggcGCACGTGTTCCTTTGACCTCGATGACTCCAAAAGAAGGTTCCAAAAAACAGAAGTTTTTGCTTGCTCGCTCGCTCGCTTCATGCCCTAATCTCTTTTTGCTCTACTCTCTTATTCAGTTCAAAAAAATTGTGAATTCAGTTTCATAGTTCGTTATTTCAGGTGGGTTTTTGCTCTCTTTCTATTTTAGTTTGTTTTTCTTAACCGTTTCACTTCTTTTTCCTTCCCGAGGGGGTTATGGATAAAGCTGAAACTTCGGTGTCTGGAACTCGTTCATGGTTTATGTTAAGGTGTTTccttcttttatttaatgttctGATTTGAGATGGGTAGATTTGTGGTCggagtttttgttttatttttggtttctATTGATTTATTAGAAAACCGTTTGACTTTGATCACCCTTTGACTTGCTAAGATGAAATGACATTAggaattttggtgattttgattAAGAAATAAGTTTAACTTTATATggcttttggctgaaatttttagatTTGGGATGATACTGAGGAACTTGGAAACTGAAATGCCAGGTGGTCGGAAATTTTCCAGAATAGGTACTTTAGAGCTGAAATCTCAGATTGTAAGGAAGATTGGGCGTATAAAAACGGAGGAGTACTTCAATCTGCTTACTAGATTTTTGAGTCTTAGGATTGGGAAACCCGAGTTTGATAAGCTCTGCATTGATACAATAGGGAGAGAAAATGTTCGTCTTCATAATAATCTCCTGATATCAATTGTTAGAAATGCTTCGCTTTCAAAGACTCCTCCATCGGTGGAGAACAAGTTTGAAGCTTCTTTAAGTGTTAAAGCGTCAAATGGGTACCAAAGAAGCAATCTTCAGTCACTGTGCAAAGACTTTCCTCAATCCCCTCGTAAGAGTCGGACTCCGAATCTTCGTGATCGTAAGTTGAGGGACCGCCCAAGTCCTTCAGGGCCTCATGGGAAGAGCCATAACAATACTACCTGTGAGGATGCAATTCGTAAAGTTCAAGAACAGCAGAGTGCTACTGAGTTTCTTTCTTTGGGTAGCAGACCGCCTGGCTCTGTCGAGGATGGAGAAGAGGTTGATCAAGCTACGGGAAGTCCGGGCACTTACAGTAGAAGTCCTGTTAGAGCTCCACTTGGCATCACTTTGAACACTAAAGGAATGCGAAATTTACCATGGAACCGAGCAGCATCTGCTTCCGAAACTTGTTATTGCCGGGGCGAACTACCTGACAGCGGTTCTTTGAGGAAGAGGTTGGAACAGAAGTTGGAGATGGAGGGACTAAATATCTCTATGGATTGTGCCAATTTTTTGAACAATAGCCTTGATGTTTACATGAAGAGATTGATCAAACCCTGTTTGGAACTGGCTCGCTCGAGATCAGGAAAGAAACTTATTGACCAAGGCCACAGTTGGTCCATGGCCTGCTTGAATGGGATGCAGCCCATGAGATATGCACCAAAACAAAGTGGACCCATTTCTGCATCAATCTTAGACTTTCGAGTTGCGATGGAGTTGAATCCCTTGCTTGTTGGAGTGGACTGGCCAACACAACTGGAGAAGGCGTGCCTGCTTGCTTCAGAAGAGTGAGCTGGAACTAATCGGCTTCATGATTTGCGTTCAACCAGATTCTAGCCGTAGCAATTTTGAGTTATTTCAGTTTTGAATTCCACTCTAACATTGGTCTCTAGCATACCATTTTTATAGAATAGATGAAGTAAATAAGTACAAACACAGTAGTTTTGGATGATGCTGATTACTTTGTAAATATTTCACGGTTCTGATTTATCCCGGAGGTGCAATGTCTCAGCTAGGTGAAATCCATTTATATCGACACTTCATAAGGATCCATATAGGCTAGCAACTATCTCCACCTGTTATCCATTGTTTTAGTGAACACTGATTTTCATAATTGTAAAGCATATAATTTGCAATTGCTGTATGATTGATTTGGTGAGCTGACTTTTGTTGCTTTTGCCTAGTCTTATTTCCTTGTAATGTTAGGTATGTACTGGTATATAACATCATAACTAAACATTCATTTTCCCGATCCAATCCAATCCAATTAGGCTCAAACAACGTTTGCTGTGACTGTCACATCATCTATTTATTTGGCTTTTACGATTCAATCATTCCAAACCCTTTCTCTAACTCGTTACGATACCAAGAAATCTTACCAGAAACTAAATAACACACGTCTTTGTATAACAAAAATTCAGCTTCAAGAACCCAACTTTTTTTCTCAGTTAAAGGCAGCACAGTTTCTACGAATGTTGCCGTTCCTCCCAGTCTTGACACCTACCCGACCCAGCTTACTCATAGCAGTAATAAAGGCTTGGTTAAAAGCCTGTGAGTTGGAGGCCCAGGCGTCTACAGTAGGTCTAGACCTTGTGTCCGTGAATAAAACCTGGTCGGAGGTGAAAAGGCCCTGCCCTTTCTGCAAGTTCTGGAAGTAGACATTGTCAAATGTCCTGGGTGTGTTTGGGTCCATGTTGATGGCTATACTTGGGTCCACATTCCTGGGGCACATTTGTTGAAGTTGAGTAGCATAGTCCTTGTTGAGCGTTGGGTCCACTGCATTTTGACGGCTAAAATTGTATATTCTGTTGGAAAACTTGTCGCAATGTGAGAATCCAAGAGTGTGTGCCGCTGCAAAAACATAAAACCAATGAGAGCCTTTAACATGGGAAGCTTATGCTGGAAATGCAGACATTGAGGTTGTGGTAATAATAAGACCTGATAGAGCAATCATGTCAGTTTGGCTGAGTCCATTTGCTGCAAAAAGCGAATTAAGCTGATTCAAGTTGAAAGTTGGGTGAGGAAGCTTTCCATTGACACTAGCAGCTGTAGAGCTTAACCCATCCAATCTCCCCAATTCAACAGCATAAGAAGGTCCACCAGACTGTAATTATAATCAGATCACATTCACTAACATATCTGCAACAATGTCAAACAATCATTGTGGTAATATCAAAGAAATAGGAACGAACCATACCATAGCAATAACATCACGGGTAGCCAAAGCCAAGATATCAGCACAAGACACCTTATTTCTGCAACTTGGAACCGCATCAACCGCTGCTTTAGCTTTGATGACGGTGTCAAATCCATCTCCGGCTAACGACAGGTTATCAGGGTGATCTTTTTCAGCTTTGTTGCTACCGGTAGATGCAATCATAACCGAAGCATCACATCCCTGTTAGAAACAATAAATGCACTTGCGATAAGGTTGATACATTTTAAGCGAAATGGAGAAAAGGGTaatcttcagaaaaaaaaaagtgttggaAAAAAACCTGGACAAAGCAATCATGGAAGAAGAGACGGAGAGTGGCAGGAACTGTGACGAAAGTTTGGCTGAATTTCTTGGCCACTTCACCTCTAACAATCGCTTCTACATTTGAGCAAGAATTAGCATAGAAATTTTGTCTTAGTTGAGCTGATACTGTGCCAGGAAACAAACAGAAGCTTAGAGAAAATGACAGGAAAACTAAAAGGTTAATGAAGTGACCCATTTGAGAAGAAACTGAGAAATAATGAGTATAAAAGCAGCTatatagaaaaagaagaaagttgattaatgaaaatataaaaaagcaTATATTGGAAGAAGCTTGGAAGTGGTCCGTGAGAGTAGTAAGTTAGATGGGGAATCTTTTTTAACAGCAAAGAAAGAGTGCCTCAATAATAAGTGATTTAAATAATAGATAAGGAGAGAGTACGGAGCTTGAAAGAGACATCAATGCTTCTCCTTGGCTTTGTCAATGTCAATGGCCGCCTTCATCTCCTTCCACAAACTCAAACTGCTCTCCTCGTTGCCCTACAACTTGGGTTTCGACTACCAACTTGGAATCTCATAGAAACGTGCTCCAAGATCCAACACTTTGAAATAAAAACTAGAGACATAGAGAACATCGAAAAATCCGTAAAACCTCAAAGTCATGAGTTTTTTTTAACCTAATACTTTTTCGTTCTTTTTTAACATGAAAAAGTACGTACATCTCGATCCAAAAGAGAGCCGTTGGTACATACATTTTCAACTcctcaataaatattaatatcatctatttaaattaatatttttctaaaaaaattacatattggttaggataaatagaaaataaatatatcaagtttttatatattttaacaaaacatttaatattgttaatttttagctttttaaagttaaaatagaaaaatattaaaagggTGGGACACCAAAAGCAGGCCATGCcattttaagcataatatttgaTGAAAGTACTTGGCTATAACGTGCAAGTTTGTATAGCTAATCAATACTGgataaaattaatatgaaaaaagaaggaaaattttAACTCCCAAATTTAGATAACCGATGAAAAACCAAAGCAAAGCAATGAAGCACCACTGATACAAGTAAACAAGTAAATAAGGAAAAGTCCGTAATTTTCAGACTCATCCTGGTCCCAGAGTTTACATACagtaataataaaagaaagaatatcaTTGGCTACTCATCTACGTAAGCTGACGATGGGATTTCATGCCAATTTTGAAGAAAGGTTTGGTAGAAATAATAACAATAAGTCCAAGGCCACCATAATTAAACTTATCATCTAAAATTGAAAAAACTATTAAACAGGAAAATTGATCgttattaaactaaataaaaaataaaaaatccaagcatatatttttaattattacataAAGATATGAAGTGGGCAATACCCTTCTAAAGgtttaaattttgtataaaaactaTTTTTGTGAAAGACATGGATGAATCAATAATTAAGTGGGTATGAGAACCCAGCTGGAGAGGAATAATGAGTTTGAAAGGCAATTTTAAGTGTCTCATTGTTGTATTTTTATTTGACAATTTAAACAAAATGTTTTCTATTTTACTATACACAGAGTTCAAATCTGCTGTTTTAATTTTGGTAGAGTGAAGGAATCTTTTGGGCAGAGAATCTTACTGTCAAATTGTTGGTCTTTTTCAACCTGTTggactaaataaaatttaaaattctaattcACACCATGTGTTTTCCTGTCTTTTTTGTACAGGTTTACTTAATACGAGATTTATGTTTAATATCTGGCTTAAAGattttgaaataatatatatttcaaacgGCAACATCCATATGTTTTCCCAATTCTATAATAATAGCAaaagttttatataaatatatttaatttgagcAGATCACTTGCTCTGGTGAAGGTTattggtaaaaaaaaaagatggtaaAATATGATGCAAAATGTGCAAATTGGGCAAAGCGATGATGGGTTTGAAGTAAGTCAAAAGAAAAATAGATTATAAgatagtttaaaaataaatacagtCACGAACTTTAAGTATAAGTATCATATTTAACTAAAAATTCTACTAGTCATTACAATATTAATTGTACACAAGTTgatatttaaaattatctaagaaataaaagaaagtagCTTATTGAAGGAGGGGATGCACAGAGGTTATACAACTACTTCAAAGAACGTGCAATAAAAAATCCTGGATTCATTTATCTATTTTAAGTTGATCAAAGTGGTCACATAGGAAAATGTTTTTGGGCTTATGGGTGCTAGGATGGTTAGTTTACCTAGAAAGGTTAAAGCCATGGAGCTTAGAAAAAGTACAAGAAGTTAAGTCGGTAAAAACTGAATAAATTTGTGGTATTTGTGAAATCATGGAACATTCTACTGTTGAATGTCCAAACATTTCATTTTTCAAACAAATGATACATGATCAAGTGAATGTTGTGGAAACATTCAAAAAACCCATTCATTCTTCGTACTATAACACTTACAACCTTCAATGAAGAAACTATTCTAACTTCAACTGGCAAGATAATAATCATGCTCGGTTCCCCCGACCTCAAAAACCTCCCAACACTCTGACCCATCCATCTCTGCAagtcaaaagtttagagaaaacATTGCAAGAATTCATGCAAACACAAACAAATGTCAACAATCAGACTTCATAAGATATCAATGAAATCAATAGCACACTTTGTATGTTGACAGCCTCATTGCGCATTCAAGAAAATGTAAGTTTTTTGCTCAATCTCAACCTAATCCTTCTACTCAATATCATGTTCCTTGtcccatcaaaattcaaaaagaagaTGTGAAATCCATCTCAACACTTCGAAGTGGGAAGGCCATTGACAAGAGCATTCCTTCCAAAGCCCAAGAGCCCTCTTTCTCTCCGCAAGCTAATGGTAAGCCTAAAAGTTCTGACAACCTAGACAAACAACAATGTGTGATTTCAACTCCTTTCCCTCAAATATTGCAACCAATAAGGAATCTGAATCAAAATgctgaaattttagaaattttcaaacAAGTCAAGATTAATATTCCTTTATGGGATACAATTAAACAAGTTTCGTTTTATGCTAAGTTTTTGAAAGATATGTGTACAATTAAAAGGAAACATAATGTGCAAAAGAAAGCTTTTTTAACTGCACATGTGAGTTCAATCATTTAGCATATCAGAGCACCTAAATATAAAGACCATAGTTGCCTTATAATTCCATGCATCATTGGGAACACTATAATAGAGCATGCTTTGCTTGATCTTGGTTCTAGTGTTAATCTTTTGTCTTTCTCTGTTTATCAATAGTTAGGTTTAGGTGAATTTAACCTGATATCTATCACactttaattagttaattagtctGTCAAAATTCCTCAAGAGGTAGAAGAAGATGTGTTGGTTCAAGTTGACAAATTTTTCTTTCtagttgattttattattttagacaCACAtcttgtctcagattcaaatgtACAAATCTCTGTTACTTTAGGTTGTCCATCTCTTGCAACTTCTAGTGCTTTAATTAATTGCAGGAATGGTGTTCTAAAATTATCTTTTAGAAACATGACATTACAATTACATGTGTTTAATGTTTGCAAGCAACTTGCTAAAGATTCTGATGTACATGAAGTGGACTTCATTGAACAACTTGCCCATGAGTAGTTCACCAATTCCAAATTATTCAATCATTTggaaaattatttaactaaatttGAAATTGATGATGAAACAAAAATTGCATGCACTGATTCCATGTTAAATTCTTTCTAGGGACAAGATAAAAACTTTTATTGGAGACAAAATTTTGAGGAACTTCCAACGATTACAGATGTTTTAGTACCATCAATTGATCAACCACCCAAGCTTATTTGAAACAACTACCATGTGATATGGAATATTCATTTTTTGGTGAGAAGGAAACTTTTCTAGACATAATTTTCTCAAAACTTGATGCACCCCAAGAAGGCAAgctattgaaaattttgaaaatgcataaaaatacaTTAAGATGGGCCATAGCTGACATAAAAGGAATTAGTCCATTGATTTGCGTATATAACATTTATTTAGAGAAAAATGCTAAACCCTCTAGACAAATGCAACAAAGGCTTAACCCTAATATGAAAGAAGTGAAAAATAAAGTCATTAAAGTCTTGGATAATGGAATCATTTATCCTATTTTTGACAGCAAATGGGTAAGTCCTACCCAAGTTGTACCCAAGAAAACTggaattattgtactaaaaaatgaaaacaatgaaTTGATCCCAACCAGGACTGTTACTGGTTGGCGCATGTGCATTAACTATAGGACACTTAATTCAGTGACTGGAAAAGATCATTTCCATTTACCTTTCATGGATAAAATCTTAGAAAGAGTTGTAGGGTATGAATTTTATTGTTTTCTAGATGGATATTCTAGGTATAACTAAATTGCAATTGCATTTGAGGATCAAAAGAAAACTACTTTCACATGTCCTTTTGGCACTTTTTCATATCGAATGGTGCCTTTTAGATTATGTAATGAACTAGCCATATTTCATAGATGCATGCTTAGTGTTTTTAGTGATACGGTTGAACGCATTTTAAAagtattcatggatgatttttctatttttggtgattcattTGATGATTGCttatacaatttagaaaatattttaatcagGTGTCAAACTGGATGTTCCAATCGAATAATCCAACAATTTACGTTCAacaattaagcaaatgaatccaTAAGCAAAGGTATGCCCATCAAAGAGGTGTCCAATATGATTGTCCAATAAGTCTAAGGGTTTAGCAAATGAATCCATAAGTAAAGGATGGTGCAATATGAAAGTTCAACTGTTTAAGTTTAGTCCAAAAATATAACATATGGTATTACAATCACTTGATAActtcaaaacttataaaaaaaatttcaaatctttattatgtcaattttttatGTCTACAACAAATCAAGGTTAATTTATCCAAGCATTCATTGTGTCATCTATTGTCAAGAACAAATAAAAATACTTTACAAGTATGATTATGACAagtgattaataattaattttagctCAAAAGACGAGTATGAAATTTACCTTAATATTTGCCAAGAGTTTCACCCTTTCACCTTAGCATTGAAAACTTAGACTAACATAAcaaaattaaacaacttaaacttAGATGAAAAAGACATATTAGATATAAGAAACTAGAGATTTACACAGATAAACAAATAAACactaacaagaaaaaaaatattgatcTCAACTCCAAGATGCCTCCTATTCTGAAACTAAAGGCTATATATAGAGGTTTAGGAAGAGGAAAATGACAATACAAAGGACTTTTTAGTAAAAAATTGCTAGGTCCACTTCTTTGTCATCTTTTGGAATAATATTTCACATGTTATTTGATGACTTATTTTGTCCAAGTTAATGACTCTAAATGGGAAAAGTCAATGAAAGTTGATTGAATATCTACATCTTGTACATTCATTATAAGAATTTCAGCTCCAAACTTGAAGTATGTGAAGATATTACCCAAAACTGAAAATGCGTCAAAATTTTCCACCAATGTGAAACTTGTaactttctctttatttttggAATCTTCCTGATGCATTTTGGAATTAGTGTTCCAATATTTGAGTATATCTTTAAATTCTCTTTCCAACGATATAAAGTACACCCGAAATGGAGTCCTAGGGCTTAAAAAATGATCAAAACACTAATAAGTGTTCTGACTAGAATTTCTAAATgtgtccaaattaaaaattttgaatctttGAGCATTGGTCTATCACTCATCGTCTTAGATCAAATTTAGGCTTAGCGCATTTAATCTCATAATTCAATGTATTGACATATTCTTTCCAAACATTTTTTACCTGcaaataacacatgaaatatttttattgaaactaaatgcatgaaaaacactaaaaacacAGAGTATTTACAATGgaaatataaaaatgtcaaatcaactaaaataaatctaaaacataTAAAAGCACTCAAGAAATTAAGAAATGTAAGCAAGATATACCCAAAATAATCATATGGTGATGACTCATCAATGGGATATCAAGAATGACATACTAGTGTTTTGGAGATGTTACTTTTGATGCTACATATCTACAAATCAGTACGGTATGCCTTTTGTACCATTCGTTGGTGTCAATCATCATTATTACTCAATAATGTTTGCATGTGCTTTATTGGTGCATGAAACTACAGGatcttatatattatatttaatcacTTTGCTTGAGGTTATATTTAGGCATGCATgaactattattataaaaaatgatGACAAAGATAAGGCTAAGGCAATTGTACAAGTATTATCTAATTCTACTCATAGATTATGCATACGATGTCACACCCAAAAATAGAGCTTAGgagttttaagggtattttaggaattttagccttagagtgctTGGAATTTTGTGACATGACATATCGATAGCGTTTTTGActatgatttttagaaaattaaatcaatttctaaaaattagttttaaatagctttaattttgaaaataggtttgatttgtaaaagagtcaaaagtaagagtttttatgaagcaatttGACCAAATGTCCAAAATCAACCTAAAGACCCCCTTTTCCAAATAGTTTTCACGATAACTTCTCCTCCCCCATATTGGTGTCGTCCTTTTGTTTACCCTTTACTCTCCCAATCAATTTTTACTTCTAATTCAtaatcctctttgatttctatcgCCCTTGAACCTTAAACATCTATAAAAGACCAAAAAAATCACTCAAAAacttcatcatcttctccaaacgtAGGTTTTTCTAGATTTGCATCAAAGCtcatttttcttccatcaaaGGTAACCATTCGAATTTCtatgagttttaaatgatatctagTCCCTTCAACTGAATTTGTAGCCATTGaaacacatgttttaaataaaagtcaaaaattgagtcgttaatggtggatttcgagattttacataaaaatgtggtttcaaagtatttttcaattagttttaacaTGGTTAGAAGGTTTTTTAACTTACTTTGA from Gossypium hirsutum isolate 1008001.06 chromosome D12, Gossypium_hirsutum_v2.1, whole genome shotgun sequence includes these protein-coding regions:
- the LOC107945361 gene encoding uncharacterized protein — encoded protein: MILRNLETEMPGGRKFSRIGTLELKSQIVRKIGRIKTEEYFNLLTRFLSLRIGKPEFDKLCIDTIGRENVRLHNNLLISIVRNASLSKTPPSVENKFEASLSVKASNGYQRSNLQSLCKDFPQSPRKSRTPNLRDRKLRDRPSPSGPHGKSHNNTTCEDAIRKVQEQQSATEFLSLGSRPPGSVEDGEEVDQATGSPGTYSRSPVRAPLGITLNTKGMRNLPWNRAASASETCYCRGELPDSGSLRKRLEQKLEMEGLNISMDCANFLNNSLDVYMKRLIKPCLELARSRSGKKLIDQGHSWSMACLNGMQPMRYAPKQSGPISASILDFRVAMELNPLLVGVDWPTQLEKACLLASEE
- the LOC107945362 gene encoding peroxidase 51-like precursor, which translates into the protein MGHFINLLVFLSFSLSFCLFPGTVSAQLRQNFYANSCSNVEAIVRGEVAKKFSQTFVTVPATLRLFFHDCFVQGCDASVMIASTGSNKAEKDHPDNLSLAGDGFDTVIKAKAAVDAVPSCRNKVSCADILALATRDVIAMSGGPSYAVELGRLDGLSSTAASVNGKLPHPTFNLNQLNSLFAANGLSQTDMIALSAAHTLGFSHCDKFSNRIYNFSRQNAVDPTLNKDYATQLQQMCPRNVDPSIAINMDPNTPRTFDNVYFQNLQKGQGLFTSDQVLFTDTRSRPTVDAWASNSQAFNQAFITAMSKLGRVGVKTGRNGNIRRNCAAFN